Sequence from the Sphingomonas sp. SORGH_AS_0950 genome:
CCAGTCGGTGTTGGTTTCGGGTGCGGGCAACAGGACCTGCACGTCGGCGATCGTCTTGTCGGCCTCGACCCCCGTCTCGGAGACGAGGATCGGCACCCGGTTGCCGATGGTCGGCGTCTTCTTGGGTGCGCCCTTGAATACCCCACAGGCGCCCAGCGCCATCAGCGCGGCAAGCGCTGCCGAGGTGCGGAAATGCTTCGTCATTGGGTCTTCGTGTCCTCGCTCTGGCCGACCGCATCGACCCCCAATACGCCGGCCATCTGAACCGCACGTTGCCGCAACGTATCGGGCACATCCTTGTCGCTGGCAATCTGTCCGAACAGGCGGCCCGCTTCGGCGCGCTTGTTCATCCGCAGATAGGCGACCGCGACCATCTCGCCCGCGCTGCCGAACCAGGCATTGCCGGGCACCGCCAGCGTGCCCAGACGGGCAACGACCGCCTGGGGCTTCATCGTGTCATATTCGGCCATGGTCTGGCGAACCAGCGCCAGGTCGCGGAACGGCTGCGCCAGCGAGTTGTCGCCCGCGATCGCAGCGAACCTGGCCGCCGCGCCCTTCAGGTCGTCGCGCTGGAGCAGGATGTCCGCCTGGGTGAATTCCGCCAGCGCGCGATAGGCGTCGACATTCGACCCGGCCAGCGTCTTCAGCTTGGCGTCCGCGGTCTTGGTGTCGTTCTGCGCCAGCGCGTCATAGGCGCTCTGCAACTGCTCGCCATCGACACCCGCCGCCTGATGCTGGCGGTGCTGCCAATAGAGATAGCCGCCAAAGGCCGCGAGGCCGATCAGGATCGCCGCCCCGACCACCAGGCCCCAGCGGGTCCAGAAACGGGTCAGCCGGTCGCAACGCAGTTCGTCGTCGACCTCGCTCATAAAGGCCTGGCTGGATTGGGGCGTTAGGGCCAAGACGGGCTCCGCT
This genomic interval carries:
- a CDS encoding tetratricopeptide repeat protein, whose translation is MSEVDDELRCDRLTRFWTRWGLVVGAAILIGLAAFGGYLYWQHRQHQAAGVDGEQLQSAYDALAQNDTKTADAKLKTLAGSNVDAYRALAEFTQADILLQRDDLKGAAARFAAIAGDNSLAQPFRDLALVRQTMAEYDTMKPQAVVARLGTLAVPGNAWFGSAGEMVAVAYLRMNKRAEAGRLFGQIASDKDVPDTLRQRAVQMAGVLGVDAVGQSEDTKTQ